The DNA region CAGCTGACAGTCGACTAACATAAGGGTCATTCTACTTATATTAGGAAGTACATGACCGAAGCCGACATTCAATCGATCGCCTTGTTTTTCTACTTTGCTTTACTAGATGACAGAAGGGCGATCGAAGCTTCAACTCAAGCGCTAGCCCTTTGTCGGGATAAAAAGAAAAGAAATCCTGAACTTTCCAATCCTGTCGCTTTGGTAGCGGCAACCAAAATCACTTGGGACAAATTTAAAGTAAGAGTCACGCGCGGTCGTCCAAATACGACCGTTGAATCTGGCTGGCTAATTCCAGAGGGCGTTGATTTGGGGCCTTGGCGTGAGTTTCAGAAGACAGCGTCCGAGGATGAACTTCTTACGGTGATCTGGTCAAAAATTTTGAAAATTGAAGACAATGATATTTCGGAAGGTCTTGGGATCACTCAAGGTACGATTCGCTATCGTTTGGGCCGGGCATTACGCAAGCTGGGCACTATGACTCAAGGAATGGGTAAGCTAAAGCATGTCACAGCAAGAGGGTAAATTGACTCTTTCTAAAAAAGGCAAAAGGGAGATGTCTCCTTTTATCGGCCACGAGCTGCTTTATGACTATTTGTCCGGTGTCTTGGACGAAGAAAGAAAATTAGCCGTCGAAGATCACGTGAAGTTTTCGCGTGATGCTCAGTTGGATCTGAATAAAATCCAAAACGGCGAAGTTTATGCAAAACAGCTGGCAAGCACCATTGTTTCGCAACCGATTATCGAGCAAATTAATACGCCGTCCACTTACCTGACTGTACTGATGCAAAAATCAAATTTCGATCGCTGGCCTCAGGGTTTGAAATGGGGATTGGAAGCATTGGTTGTTGTGGGTGTGATAGTTACTTTGTTGACGGTGGCTCCTTGGCAAAAAGTTCTGCAAATCGGAATGAGTGGTGGCAGCAAAGAGGTCGTGCTTTCTGAAGTTAGCAAAACTGAAAAAGTCGCTCAGTATGAGGATAAGCCTCAATTTGTGGACGAAGAACCAAAAACAGACAAACCACTTCAAGTACCGAAACCAATGCCTACGGCGGAAGTGAAAGCCACTCCTGCGGCTGCGGTGGCGGCGGTTCCATCTGTGGCGCCAACGAAAACGGCGACAACAGCGGCGGCGGCAGTCGCAAAAAACGAAGCTGAAGAGGATTCATCTGCTGTTGCATCCGGTGGACACTTGTATCGTGGAGAAATTGCTCTGACCAATCTTTCAGTTGTGGGTCCCAAGATCACTGAAAAGATCAAAGAGCTGGGTGGACGAAAAGCCGGTTCGGTTGAGCTGGGTTGGCAGAAATCACCGACATCCACTTATTATCACTTCACATTACCTGCGGCAAAATACCAGGATTTGACGAACTTCCTTGGTACTTACGGCAAAGTTAATCTGATCAAGGAAAAACATCCGCGCGTAATGCCAGACGGAATTATCCGTCTGATTATCACCGTGGACGAAGACAAAAAGTGAAAACCTTAAGACGGAAACCAAAGAGATCATTGCGTACGATTCTAATCGTATGGTCTCTTTTATTCTCCGTGGTGCCACTGGCCTTTGTTACGTACTATTCAATGGTCAAATATGAGAAGGCCATCGATCATGAGCTGACTCAACGTCTGACGGGCAATGCCCGCGAAGTTGAGAACATCATCAATGAATTCAGAACCACACTGCAACAGCGTCGCGAACGCTACATGCGCGATCCAAGTTTGACTTATCACCTTGCGATGGGTGATGGAAACACGGTTCGCAACGTCGCGAGCACGTGGATTCGTGCAGACGATACTTCAAGTTTGACGTTTTTCAATCGCGAAGGACGCATGCTTGCATCGGTCTTTAAGGACGACAAAGGCGTTATTCGTAACTTCATGCCGGGTAAAGAAGCCGTATTCCTTTCGGCCAAGTACATGGAAGAGGTTAAGACCAAAGCAGACATCGGTGTTGCTGAATACAGTGATGGTCGCAAGCTGAATCTTATCGTGATTTCACAGGTGAAGAATAACAGCGGTCGTCTGATTGGTTACATGGAGCAAGTGATTGATTTGAATCAGGCCTTTTTGACCCGAATCAAAAATCGTCTGAAGCTGGAATTGATCCTGATTAAAGACAGCGGGGATCTGGTCGCCGCTAGCCATCCCGATTTCTATCTGTATAAAAAAGGTTTCTTTAAAAACTATTTCCGCCCGGTTAAAGATGCATTCTTTGATTTGAATGTCAGAGGCAATCCCTATGGATTCCTGGTGTATCCGGTGGATTGGGGCATTTCCAAATTCTATCTGGCTTTAGGTGCTTCAAAGAGTGAGTCCGCGGCAGTTCTTAGAAACGTAAATATCGCATTTATGACAGTCGTTGGGGCCGTGGTGTTGTTGTTGATTATGACGATACTGGTAACTTCAAACTGGGTTTTGAAACCATTGTATGACCTGGTGGCGGCTCTACAGTCATTCGAATCGCAAGAGCAGGCTGTCACCATCCCGGTTAAGAACGATACGGAAATTGGATTGCTGACTGAAAGTTTCAACGAAATGAGTAAGAAAATCTGGACGGCTCGTTCGGATCTTAGAAAAAAAATCACGGAACTTGAGTCTGCGAATCGTGAATTGAAAGATACGCAAACCAAGCTGGTTCACTCTGCAAAAATGGTCAGCCTGGGTCAGTTGGTTGCCGGCGTGGCGCATGAGTTGAATAATCCAATTGGATTTATTTACTCCAACATGACTTATCTAAAAGACTACGGCGACAAACTGATCAAGTTGGTCGATTCCGCAGAAAAGGATCCATCCAAGCTTCCGGGTTTGAAAGAGGAATACGAGTTTGATTATATCGTAAAGGATATGCCGAAACTAATTTCCTCATGTCAGGATGGCGCTCGTCGCACACGCGATATTGTTCTTGGCTTAAGAAACTTCTCCCGCTTGGAAGAGGCTAAGCTGCAAGAGATCGATTTGCATCAAAGCCTGGATACAACATTGAATCTGTTGCAGGGTGAAATCAAAGGTCGTGTGGAAATTCATCGTCAGTATGAGCCGACGCCGCATATTCACTGTTATGCCAGCCAGATTAATCAGGTCTTTATGAATATCCTGTCCAATGCAGTTCAGGCTATCGATGGCGCTGGGCACGTGTGGATTTCCACGATGCCGTTGAAGGATTATAAGTCCGGAAAAGACAGCAGAAGCAAAGCGGGTTGGGTACAAATCTCAATTCAAGACAGTGGTAAAGGCATGAGCCCCGAGACCATCGATAAAATATTTGATCCATTTTTCACGACCAAAGGTGTGGGTCAGGGAACTGGTTTGGGGCTGAGTATTTCCTATGGAATCGTGCAAAATCACGGTGGAGAAGTACAAGTTAGATCTGAGGTGGGTGTGGGTACCGAGTTTATCGTGATCCTGCCGGTCTATCCGCCAGTTCAGGAAAAAGGCATTCCTGAAACAAAGCAAATCTAAGAGCGAAAACCTTTAAAAACAAGACGTCCCAGCCGATACGTTAATTGATGGCACAGGAAAAATCTCAAAATGATAACAACAAACTTTTAGCACTGCTCCTGTTTTTGGGTGCGGGTCTGCTGGTATTGTTGTCGTTGGGAACTGAGTCAGATAAAAAGGCGACTTCGGCTGCTGTGAAAAATCCTGCCATGGAAAAGTCAGTAAATCGCCATCTGATGCTGACCAACGAGCAAATCGAATTTCAGCGTCGCCGTATGGAGATTGAAAACTCTGCCGCATCTGATTTTAACAGAACCAAGCCCCAGGCCACATACAATCCGGATGATTCTGGATTGGATCTTTCCAATGATTCCAAATCTGCTGAAACCGCAAGTTTGTTAGGTCGCGGGGAGCGTGGTGAAGGTGTTCCATTGAATCCTCATGATGTGATTCAAAGGGAACTATTCAATGCCGAGCAGGATGCTGCTTATACGGAAGCATATAAAAAAGAATACGCCCGTCAGTTTGTGGAGAACGCAGCCAAGGGCGGTTACAATGTTATCTTGGACGATCAATATCGTGTCCGCAAAGTGACACCGCTCAATCGTAAACCGGGCACAGTCGATATCTTCAATGCTGATGGTGGCGCTGTTCAGTAGTTTCTAGAGTTAATCCCAACGCGAGCTCTTTTTTAAATTCTTAAAAAATCCATGATCAGCCATGCTGTAGTAATTCTTTTCGCTAAGAATCAAATGGTCGAGTAGAGGAATCTGAAACAGTTTGCCGCAGGCATGCATTTTTCGGGTGATGGCAAAGTCCTGAAGTGATGGCTCAAGACTGGAGCTGGGATGATTATGTGCCATCATGAAAGAACTGGCATTTTTCTGAATCAGAAAACGAAACACATCTCGAGGGTGGACAGGGCAATAGTCCGCGGTGCCGCGGAAAATCATCTCTTTGGAAATAACCTGCAATTGAGGACTCAACGCAACGATCCACAGTTCTTCTGCATAGGGGTTGATATGTGTTTTCAGTATTTCAAACGCATCTGAGCTACAGGTGATTTCGGTCATGCGTCGAGAATCTGCAATATGCTTACTTATCTCATCTATTCATTGCCGTACAGCGACGAACGAATAATGGACGGCGTTCGTGGGGCATACGGGCAGGACTTGCGTGTGACGATGGCTCGGCATAGACTTGTCGAGGAATATAAGGGGTATCTTTATGATCAAGAGTTTCCTAGTTACTGCAATGGCTGTTTCAATGTTGGCACTTGCCAGCTGCGGTCCAAAAGCTTTCACCAAAGGTGATTACGATGATGTTAGCAGAGAAAATCTGTTGAACGATCAATGGTCTGAAACCGACATGCAAAAAGCTGTTCAGGATTTGGTTGCAAGTGCAATGCAGTCACCTGCAATTTCTCAAGCTAAAAGAACGCCAGTTGTTATGGTGACGGGTTTGCAGAATAAAACCAGCGAACACATCGACACTCAAAGCATCATGGACATGATCCGTGTTGAGTTGATGAAAACTGGCAGAGTGGGTTTCATCGATAAAGAAGCGCGTGGCGATATCGCTGACGAATACAATTATCAGAACTCTGGTATGACAAGTGCTGAATCCAAAAAAGGCCCAGGCGGCCAAGTTGGCGCAGACTTCATCATCAACGGACGTTTGGATTCCATCGTTCAGGAAGTCGGCAAAGACAAGTCTGTGTACTACAAACTGACTTTGAATTTGACGAACCTGAAAACAAGCATGATCACTTGGTCTGATCAAAAACAAATCCGTAAAGTATTTAAGAAAAAATCAATCGGGTTGTAATGACTATTTCCATCAAAAGACTCACAGGATCTGTGGGTCTTTTTTTTATTCTGCTGCTTTCCGGATGCGCCACTTACCAGGGTAAGGTGGACAAAGCCCGTACATATCTGGTTTCCGGGGATTCCGACAAAGCACTAAAAGAACTTGAGCCGCTGGCAAACACCGCTGATGGAGATCAGTTGGTTTACTTACTGGATTATGGCGTTGCCTTGCAGGTTGCCGGTAATATTCCTGAAAGTAATACAACATTGCTGCGTGCCGATCGCTTGTCAGAACAAGTTGATTATCAATCAGTTTCACGGGTGGCAGGGTCTTTGGCGCTAAGCCAGGAAATGGTTCAGTATAAAGGCGATACTTTTGAAAAGATCTTCATCAACGCGTATCTGGCGATGAACTTTTTGGAAATCGGCAAGTTAGATGACGCCTTGGTGGAGGCTCGTCGAATCAATGAAAAATATCAAAAGTACCGCCAGGAAGAAAAACAGAAATTTGAGCTGAACCCATTCAGCAAATATCTGTCAGCTCTTATTTGGGAAGCGGATCGTTCCTATGATGATGCCTACATCGCGTACCAGGAAACTTACAAATTGGATCCGACCATTCCGGATATTGGTGCTGATCTGATTCGTTCCGCAAAACTGGCGCGTCGTCCGGATGCTTACAAAGACTGGAAAAAAAAGTTTCCCGAAGTGAGCGAAAATCCCGACTGGTATAATAAGTCCATGGGGGAGTTGGTAATTATTTACCAACAGGGTTGGGGGCCGCGAAAATATGCAGCTCAAAATGAGTATCGTCTTCCGGCGTTGTACCCCACGCCAAGTATCGCCAAGTCATCGCGCCTGACCATTGATGGCGAAGGATCTTATCAAAGCCACGTCATTTATGATGTGCAAGCTGCCGCGATTAAAACTTTGAATGATGATCACGGAATTTTGATTGCGAAAAGACTGGCCGGAATTGCAACCAAGGCGGTTCTTGCAGATCAAGTTCGTCAGCAGAATCAACTTTTGGGAGATCTGACTTTTCTGGCCATGAATCTGGCAGACCGCGCGGATCTTCGTCAGTGGTCAACTCTACCTCAGACAATTCAAATTATCCGGGTTCCATTAAAAGCCGGCGAGTACAAATTCAATCTTGAAGGTTTGGACGTGGCGGGCGTTCCGATGGGTGAAGCCCTGTTCAATCAAAAAGTCGTGATCAAGCCAGGTCAGAAAAACTTCATCGTCTGGCGTTCCGTAAAATAGGACAGCGTCCTCGCAAAAAAAAGGCCCAGCCTAAGCTGAGCCCCTTTAAACTATTCTGTCGAAACAGAACTAGTTATTCAAACCAAGAGATGAACCCGGAAGATTCGGAGTTTCTTCGTCTTGTTGAAGACCTGGAAGAACAGTCGCTTTTTCAGCAGCTACTTTAGCAGTAGTGTCTGTGTTGTAGCGAGTTGCAGCAGTAGCAACGCGGTTTTCCAAGTTTTGTTTCATTTCCGCAGACGCATTTTCAACAACTGTGTTTACTTGTTGCTTAGTCATGTAGTCTTGAGGGAATGCACCAAGTTTAGCTAGGTAGCCAGAAATGCTGCCGTTGCCATTTTGGATGATTTCACGAAGTGTGAAAAGAGGAGCGTATTGAGATGCTTTCTTTTCAGCTTCAAAGATGATCTGAGTCAAAGTTGCAGCAGTGATATCGTTTTTAGATTTATTATCGATAACCATTACTTCTTCGTTTGTACGAATCATTTTAGCGATGTCGTCCAAAGTCACGTAGCAGCTTTGTTGTGTGTCATAAAGTTTACGATTCTGATAACGCTTGATGATCTTAACTTTAGAGTTTGGCTTAGATGTCATTGTTTCGTTTTGGTTGATCAAAAGTGCCTCCCAATTTGAAATTTACCCAAAATATCCAATGAGATATGTGCTAAAGTATTCAGCACGTCCCCCTGTCGATGGGCGCAACCTATCCCCGGTGCCATGCCTTGTCAAGCGGTCCTCAGATCAAAAGAAAAGACTCTAGGCGTTAAAAAGGACCTAAATGAGAAAGGGCACAAGTTTAAACCCTTGTTTGTTTTTTGCACATATTTCTAAGACCTTTGTCTAAAGTTTTCTTTTAAAGCCTCCGAAACGTAATAAAGGTCGATCACGTTGCGGGTGGTAATTTAATGAAACATGAGAAAAAACAAGAGTTTAAGTCATCAGGAGTTTTGACTTTACTGGGGCTGGTGGGCTTCTCGGCTACCATCATTGCCTCCCCCTGGAACCAGTCCGCACAAGACGCCGAGACCAAAGCCGCCCTGCAGAAAGCAGAGGTCGTGGGTTACCAAGTTGTACAAATTTACCGCGAGGCGACAAAGGTTTCTGCGCTGCCGAAAGTGCCTTCTGGAGGCCGTTTGCCGGCTTCCGTGGCCCCTGCAGCTGAGCCTTTAGACAGCCTTCGTGAGACCGGAACGATGGGAACTGACCCTTGGGGTCAGCCATATCACTACCGCGTGCTGCCAAATGCAGAGCGAAGTTCGAATATCCGTATCGTAGTTTGGTCATCAGGTCCGAACTCCAAAGTGGAAAGCAAAGCTCTGGAAGACGAAAACACGAAAGTCACCGGCCAACCCAGCTTCGGCGGTGATGATGTCGGAGTGGTCTTGAGCATGACTCAGAACTAGACTTTCCCTCCCTGTCCATGGGTCGCGTTATTGACCCCGTACATCAAGGTTTTTCCACATCGCACCGAACAGCCTAGTGACCAAGGAGATCCCATGCTTCTGATTACTAGGACCGGAACAATCGCAACGCTTCTACTTTCTCTGACTGCGTGTGCGACTTTCACGTCACAAGATTCTGATAAAGCACCTTATTATGAGGCTTCCTTTAACGATCGCAACAGAGCACCGGCATCATTAACTCCACCTCCGATTAGCACAAAAGATGGACAAGCGACTCTTGATCCACTCTACATGCGCACTCAAGCAGACTATTATTTTGCAATGGGTGAGGCGTATGCTTTGGAAGGCAATGCCAACAAAGCAATTGAGTCATTCAAGATGACCTTGGTTTACGATCAGAACTCTCCAACTGTGAACATGCGTTTGGCTGCAGAGTTTTTGAAACTGGGCATGATCTCTGAGTCTTTGGCTCAGGCAGAAGAGGCCACAAAGAAAGATCCAAAAAATATCGACGCACACTTGTTGCTGGGAGGATTGTATTCTTCCATGAAGCTGTATCCGAAAGCGATGGATCAGTATCAGCAGGTTATGAAGCTTTCGCCGACGAACACGGAAGCGCCTCTGTACATTGGTGCTTTGTATTCCGAGCAAAAGCAATCCGACAAGGCCGTGAAGTACTTTGAATCTTTGTTGAAGAATCCAGAGTACGTGACGCCATATCTGGCTCACTACTACATCGGCCGCGTGCGCATGGAACAGCCGGAAGAGAAATATCAAAAAGCGGCGGAGCAATCCTTCAAGACAGCGTTGAAAATAAAATCTGATTTTGCAGACTGTGTTCTGACTTTGGGTATGTTGTATTCAAAACAAAAACAGGATGAAAAAGCCCTGACTTTGTACCGCACTTACCAGAAGGAAAACACTCCAAGTCCGAAAATAGCGGACGTGTTGGCGCAAACATACATCGAGCAGGGTCGCTACGATCTGGCTTATGATCAATTGGAAGTGTTGGAGCAAAACTCTGACGAGCCATTGAATATCAAAATGAAAATGGCGCTGATCCTGATCGAGCAAAAACGCTATGACGTGGCGGTGAGCAAGCTTGAGGATATTCTTAAAGAAGCTCCTGAATCAGACAAAATCCGTTTCTATCTTGCCGCAGTTTATGAAGAAACCCGTCAGGCGGAAAAAGCGGTTCGCGAGTTTAAAAAAATTCCAACAACTAGCCAGTACTATGGTGAATCTGTGGTGCATGCGGCTTACCTTCTTAAGGGGTTGGGTCGTTTGAACGAGGCGATTGAGTTGGCGGCGAGCGGTTTGAAAGAACGCGCGGATCAACCACAAGTGTATGCAATGTATGCTTCTTTGTTGGATGAAAAGAACGATGTAAAGACTGCTGCAAAAGTATTGGAGCAAGGTCTTGCGAAGTTCCCAGAGAACGCACAGCTAAGATTCTACTTTGGAACGATCAATGATCGCTTGGGTAACAAGGACATTGTTGTCTCTGAAATGCAAAAGGTTCTGGAGTTGGATCCAAACCATGTACAAGGTATGAACTACCTGGCTTTCACATGGGCGGAAATGAACAAGAATTTGGATGAGGCGGAAAAACTGGCTCGTCGTGCAATCGAACTTGAACCTAAAGATGGCTATGTGCTGGATACTTTGGGTTGGATCCTGTACAAGCAGGATAAAGTCACTGAATCAATCAAGTTCCTTGAAGCAGCACACAAATATCAAGGCACAGTCAGCATTATTGCTGAGCACTTGGGTGATGCATACTACAGACAATCCATGGTTGATAAAGCGAAGAAAATGTATCGCAAAGCTGCGGACCTGGAAACCGACAAGCAAAAGGTTCAGGAAATTCGCGCTAAGATCACTGCTATTGAAAGACAAGAAATGGGTTCTCCAAGATTGCCAGCTTCCACTAACACAACACCTGTGGCAGCGGATAGCTCGGCAAAATAATTCCTTGGTCGGAAATTTGGAGAATCTTAAAGCCCGCTTCGGTGGGCTTTTTTTATTTTTTATCGAAGGCGTTTTTTTTCTTCATCTGCATGTACAGGTAAAAACACGTAAAGAACATTAAGGGTAATGCCAGGATCAGTCCGTAGCCGCGCAAATATGTCGCGATGACCAAAGCGGCTGCGATAACCAGAGTGGCAGCAACATATGGCCCGAGATTTCTAACCGAACTCAAGGCGGCACGATCCAACGACTTGGCAATTCCCTGATGAGTTTCAAGTTGCAGATTCAAACCGTGAGTCAGGATGAAATAGAAGAACACACCCAAAGCCATCAAGCCAAAGCCCGCAGGCAATGATTGCGCGATAGGTTGCGGACTGTGAATGATGCCAAATGCAGAGCCCATTAGAATTCCGGTAGGCATCAGAATCACAGCTGTTACCAGCCATGAAACCCATTCTTTTTGCAAATGAGTAAAATCACGCTCCCAGCGGCCTTTTTGCAAGCGCAGATTTGCCAGCTCTTGAAAAAT from Bdellovibrio sp. GT3 includes:
- a CDS encoding zf-HC2 domain-containing protein produces the protein MSQQEGKLTLSKKGKREMSPFIGHELLYDYLSGVLDEERKLAVEDHVKFSRDAQLDLNKIQNGEVYAKQLASTIVSQPIIEQINTPSTYLTVLMQKSNFDRWPQGLKWGLEALVVVGVIVTLLTVAPWQKVLQIGMSGGSKEVVLSEVSKTEKVAQYEDKPQFVDEEPKTDKPLQVPKPMPTAEVKATPAAAVAAVPSVAPTKTATTAAAAVAKNEAEEDSSAVASGGHLYRGEIALTNLSVVGPKITEKIKELGGRKAGSVELGWQKSPTSTYYHFTLPAAKYQDLTNFLGTYGKVNLIKEKHPRVMPDGIIRLIITVDEDKK
- a CDS encoding HAMP domain-containing sensor histidine kinase, translating into MRTILIVWSLLFSVVPLAFVTYYSMVKYEKAIDHELTQRLTGNAREVENIINEFRTTLQQRRERYMRDPSLTYHLAMGDGNTVRNVASTWIRADDTSSLTFFNREGRMLASVFKDDKGVIRNFMPGKEAVFLSAKYMEEVKTKADIGVAEYSDGRKLNLIVISQVKNNSGRLIGYMEQVIDLNQAFLTRIKNRLKLELILIKDSGDLVAASHPDFYLYKKGFFKNYFRPVKDAFFDLNVRGNPYGFLVYPVDWGISKFYLALGASKSESAAVLRNVNIAFMTVVGAVVLLLIMTILVTSNWVLKPLYDLVAALQSFESQEQAVTIPVKNDTEIGLLTESFNEMSKKIWTARSDLRKKITELESANRELKDTQTKLVHSAKMVSLGQLVAGVAHELNNPIGFIYSNMTYLKDYGDKLIKLVDSAEKDPSKLPGLKEEYEFDYIVKDMPKLISSCQDGARRTRDIVLGLRNFSRLEEAKLQEIDLHQSLDTTLNLLQGEIKGRVEIHRQYEPTPHIHCYASQINQVFMNILSNAVQAIDGAGHVWISTMPLKDYKSGKDSRSKAGWVQISIQDSGKGMSPETIDKIFDPFFTTKGVGQGTGLGLSISYGIVQNHGGEVQVRSEVGVGTEFIVILPVYPPVQEKGIPETKQI
- a CDS encoding JAB domain-containing protein — encoded protein: MTEITCSSDAFEILKTHINPYAEELWIVALSPQLQVISKEMIFRGTADYCPVHPRDVFRFLIQKNASSFMMAHNHPSSSLEPSLQDFAITRKMHACGKLFQIPLLDHLILSEKNYYSMADHGFFKNLKKSSRWD
- the lpoB gene encoding penicillin-binding protein activator LpoB, whose product is MIKSFLVTAMAVSMLALASCGPKAFTKGDYDDVSRENLLNDQWSETDMQKAVQDLVASAMQSPAISQAKRTPVVMVTGLQNKTSEHIDTQSIMDMIRVELMKTGRVGFIDKEARGDIADEYNYQNSGMTSAESKKGPGGQVGADFIINGRLDSIVQEVGKDKSVYYKLTLNLTNLKTSMITWSDQKQIRKVFKKKSIGL
- a CDS encoding COG3014 family protein; translation: MTISIKRLTGSVGLFFILLLSGCATYQGKVDKARTYLVSGDSDKALKELEPLANTADGDQLVYLLDYGVALQVAGNIPESNTTLLRADRLSEQVDYQSVSRVAGSLALSQEMVQYKGDTFEKIFINAYLAMNFLEIGKLDDALVEARRINEKYQKYRQEEKQKFELNPFSKYLSALIWEADRSYDDAYIAYQETYKLDPTIPDIGADLIRSAKLARRPDAYKDWKKKFPEVSENPDWYNKSMGELVIIYQQGWGPRKYAAQNEYRLPALYPTPSIAKSSRLTIDGEGSYQSHVIYDVQAAAIKTLNDDHGILIAKRLAGIATKAVLADQVRQQNQLLGDLTFLAMNLADRADLRQWSTLPQTIQIIRVPLKAGEYKFNLEGLDVAGVPMGEALFNQKVVIKPGQKNFIVWRSVK
- a CDS encoding polyhydroxyalkanoate synthesis regulator DNA-binding domain-containing protein — its product is MTSKPNSKVKIIKRYQNRKLYDTQQSCYVTLDDIAKMIRTNEEVMVIDNKSKNDITAATLTQIIFEAEKKASQYAPLFTLREIIQNGNGSISGYLAKLGAFPQDYMTKQQVNTVVENASAEMKQNLENRVATAATRYNTDTTAKVAAEKATVLPGLQQDEETPNLPGSSLGLNN
- a CDS encoding tetratricopeptide repeat protein, translated to MLLITRTGTIATLLLSLTACATFTSQDSDKAPYYEASFNDRNRAPASLTPPPISTKDGQATLDPLYMRTQADYYFAMGEAYALEGNANKAIESFKMTLVYDQNSPTVNMRLAAEFLKLGMISESLAQAEEATKKDPKNIDAHLLLGGLYSSMKLYPKAMDQYQQVMKLSPTNTEAPLYIGALYSEQKQSDKAVKYFESLLKNPEYVTPYLAHYYIGRVRMEQPEEKYQKAAEQSFKTALKIKSDFADCVLTLGMLYSKQKQDEKALTLYRTYQKENTPSPKIADVLAQTYIEQGRYDLAYDQLEVLEQNSDEPLNIKMKMALILIEQKRYDVAVSKLEDILKEAPESDKIRFYLAAVYEETRQAEKAVREFKKIPTTSQYYGESVVHAAYLLKGLGRLNEAIELAASGLKERADQPQVYAMYASLLDEKNDVKTAAKVLEQGLAKFPENAQLRFYFGTINDRLGNKDIVVSEMQKVLELDPNHVQGMNYLAFTWAEMNKNLDEAEKLARRAIELEPKDGYVLDTLGWILYKQDKVTESIKFLEAAHKYQGTVSIIAEHLGDAYYRQSMVDKAKKMYRKAADLETDKQKVQEIRAKITAIERQEMGSPRLPASTNTTPVAADSSAK